A DNA window from Desertifilum tharense IPPAS B-1220 contains the following coding sequences:
- the hpsE gene encoding hormogonium polysaccharide biosynthesis glycosyltransferase HpsE: MPVDFTVAICTYNGASRLPEVLERLRQQVYPPSLRWEVLVIDNNSTDNTAEIVKTFQTRFPPTVPLIYAVECKQGLAYGRQKAMELANGKYVGFLDDDNLATPQWVAEAFGFGEANPKVGAYGSRIFGEFEVTPPPNFDKLAPFLALTDRGGEARIYEPHHKILPPGAGLVIRRQAWLDHVPTEIQLSGRVGNSMVCGEDLEAVLYIQQAGWEVWYNPKMCIYHQIPHWRLEREYLLRLFRGIGLSRYRTRMLSVKTWQRPAATVAYMINDLRKVVSHLVKHKTAIRDNLVAACELELYVASLQSPFYLKALQKSKQAEKSSSLDMGLHHS; this comes from the coding sequence ATGCCAGTTGATTTCACTGTAGCTATCTGCACTTATAATGGCGCAAGTCGCCTTCCTGAAGTGCTGGAACGCTTGCGCCAGCAAGTTTACCCTCCATCTCTGCGTTGGGAAGTGCTAGTTATTGATAATAACAGCACCGACAACACCGCCGAGATTGTCAAAACCTTTCAAACTCGCTTTCCCCCAACTGTTCCCCTCATCTATGCAGTGGAATGCAAACAAGGTCTAGCCTATGGTAGACAGAAGGCAATGGAATTAGCCAATGGGAAATATGTGGGTTTTCTCGATGATGATAACCTTGCAACTCCCCAGTGGGTGGCGGAAGCCTTTGGGTTTGGGGAAGCCAACCCGAAAGTCGGCGCGTATGGAAGTCGCATCTTTGGCGAATTTGAGGTAACACCCCCTCCTAATTTTGACAAATTAGCCCCATTTTTGGCACTCACCGACCGAGGGGGAGAAGCGCGAATTTACGAACCGCACCACAAAATTTTACCCCCAGGTGCCGGTTTAGTCATTCGTCGCCAAGCTTGGTTAGACCATGTTCCCACAGAAATTCAGCTTTCCGGTCGGGTTGGCAATTCGATGGTTTGCGGCGAAGATTTAGAAGCAGTTCTCTATATTCAGCAAGCGGGTTGGGAAGTGTGGTACAACCCCAAGATGTGCATTTACCATCAAATTCCCCACTGGCGTTTAGAAAGGGAATATCTATTGCGCCTATTCCGGGGAATTGGTTTAAGCCGCTATCGTACCCGGATGTTAAGTGTCAAAACCTGGCAAAGACCTGCCGCTACGGTTGCGTATATGATTAATGATCTGCGGAAGGTGGTTTCGCATCTGGTTAAACATAAAACCGCTATTCGCGATAACCTTGTCGCCGCCTGCGAGTTGGAACTGTATGTCGCGAGTTTACAAAGTCCGTTTTATCTCAAAGCCTTGCAAAAGTCTAAGCAAGCGGAAAAAAGCAGTAGCTTAGATATGGGTCTACATCACAGTTAG
- a CDS encoding PIN domain-containing protein — protein MIALDTNILIRYLTQDDEKQWQQAVTLIQENQPCFIANIVVCEVVWVLRGGNYGLSKDEIIHTLEVMLHSAAFEFENRSTVDQALQRYKQGIADFSDYLIGTTARQAGCTETISFDSKLKLEKGFRCLD, from the coding sequence ATGATTGCACTTGATACCAATATCCTGATTCGCTACCTCACCCAAGATGATGAAAAACAGTGGCAGCAAGCCGTTACTCTCATTCAAGAAAATCAGCCCTGTTTTATTGCCAATATCGTTGTTTGCGAAGTAGTTTGGGTTCTCAGAGGAGGAAACTATGGGTTGAGTAAAGATGAAATTATCCATACCCTAGAGGTGATGTTACACAGTGCAGCCTTTGAATTTGAAAACCGTTCTACTGTTGACCAAGCTCTACAACGTTATAAACAAGGTATAGCCGATTTTTCTGATTATTTAATTGGAACTACTGCCCGCCAAGCAGGCTGTACAGAAACTATCAGTTTTGATAGTAAACTCAAGCTAGAAAAAGGGTTCCGTTGCCTAGATTAG
- a CDS encoding AbrB/MazE/SpoVT family DNA-binding domain-containing protein, with the protein MLSATVTDTGQITLPQEIRDRLKLVSGSKISFIIDEDGQVKLFPLNIPVEELSGILHRPGMKKVTLEEMDIAISEGANDCT; encoded by the coding sequence ATGCTCAGTGCTACTGTCACCGACACCGGACAAATTACCCTACCTCAAGAAATTCGCGATCGCCTAAAACTGGTTAGCGGTAGTAAAATCAGTTTCATTATTGATGAAGATGGGCAAGTTAAACTCTTTCCTTTGAATATTCCTGTCGAAGAACTATCAGGAATTCTACACCGACCAGGTATGAAAAAAGTCACTCTTGAAGAAATGGATATAGCTATCTCCGAGGGAGCTAATGATTGCACTTGA